Proteins from a genomic interval of Phlebotomus papatasi isolate M1 chromosome 3, Ppap_2.1, whole genome shotgun sequence:
- the LOC129807567 gene encoding protoheme IX farnesyltransferase, mitochondrial codes for MVTCVTKMNIFVIRFSHFIRPIKFTYSQKASILKSHATKVNPNFVFFHNLNGARRTVKKIDDSIALSVGSAKAPILISFDGKLPPAATGSLEEVKGLQSDSWAKTPLSANFQLYLRLSKIRLTSLVVVTSMAGYAMAPASFDLTTFALCSVGTGLLAGASNSINQFFEVPFDAQMSRTRNRVLVKGMLTPLHAVSFATIAGVGGFAILNFGVNGIAAFLGLSNLILYTCIYTPMKRYSILNTWVGSVVGAIPPVMGWVACTGHVDTGAWILAALLYAWQFPHFNALSWNLRPDYSRAGYRMMAVTDPQLCRRVALRYTIGIAGISLLAPALGATDAWFALTSLPLNAYFTFLAWKFYKNSDSNSSRKLFRFSLLHLPLLMVLFLLSKKRWIFMEKDDYIKNTSKMPGVDTSSLINIFPLNASKSA; via the exons ATGGTTACCTGTGTTACCAAGATGAATATTTTCGTGATAAGATTCTCACATTTTATAAGACCTATTAAATTTACCTATTCTCAGAAGGCCTCAATTCTTAAATCT CATGCAACAAAGGTGAATccgaattttgtgttttttcacaatttaaacgGAGCAAGGAGAACcgtgaaaaaaattgatgattCTATAGCTTTATCTGTAGGATCAGCAAAAGCTCCAATATTAATTTCTTTCGATGGAAAACTGCCACCTGCAGCAACTGGAAGTCTAGAGGAGGTGAAGGGGCTACAATCTGATTCATGGGCCAAGACACCGCTATCAGCTAACTTCCAACTTTACCTAAGATTATCCAAAATCCGCCTTACATCCCTTGTTGTAGTGACCTCGATGGCAGGCTATGCAATGGCACCAGCCTCCTTCGACTTAACAACATTTGCCCTATGTTCTGTGGGTACTGGTCTCCTTGCGGGTGCTTCTAATTCCATCAATCAGTTCTTCGAGGTGCCCTTTGATGCTCAAATGTCACGAACACGAAACCGAGTTCTAGTCAAGGGTATGCTGACACCACTCCATGCAGTATCTTTTGCTACAATTGCTGGAGTTGGTGGCTTTGCTATTCTCAATTTTGGAGTTAATGGAATCGCAGCGTTTCTGGGATTGTCCAATCTCATCCTATATACCTGCATCTATACACCAATGAAGCGTTACAGTATACTAAATACGTGGGTGGGTAGCGTTGTAGGTGCTATTCCACCTGTAATGGGATGGGTGGCATGCACAGGACATGTAGATACTGGAGCTTGGATACTCGCTGCACTTTTGTATGCCTGGCAGTTTCCTCATTTTAATGCGCTGTCATGGAACTTGAGACCCGATTACTCACGAGCTGGATATAGAATGATGGCTGTGACTGATCCTCAACTTTGTAGACGAGTAGCTTTGCGTTATACCATTGGTATCGCAGGGATCTCTTTGTTAGCACCGGCTCTTGGTGCCACTGATGCCTGGTTTGCACTGACGTCCTTACCCCTAAACgcatatttcacttttttag CAtggaaattttacaaaaattcagATAGCAACAGTTCTCGAAAACTTTTTCGATTCTCCCTGCTTCATCTACCATTACTAATGGTACTATTCTTGTTGAGCAAGAAACGATGGATATTTATGGAGAAGGACGACTATATAAAGAATACTTCAAAAATGCCTGGAGTAGACACTTCGAGTCTTATCAATATTTTTCCGCTTAATGCATCGAAATCAGCGTGA